One stretch of Candidatus Omnitrophota bacterium DNA includes these proteins:
- a CDS encoding peptide-binding protein: MNNSKVTVIKQFKLPIFLVAFLFVFLSQSFAKDYGDAIVSGSIADARNLLPLLASDSASQSASGLIFNGLVKYDKDINLVGDLAESWEIKDGGLTIIFHLRKNVKWHDGFPFTASDVEFTYQKLIDPKIRTPYSGDFERIKSLEVIDDYTVKVTYKEPFAPGLASWGMSIIPKHLLEKEDLNTTKFSRHPIGTGPYKFKSWKSQEKIELASNRNYFEHRPYLDREIFRVIPDESTIFLELQTQGLDSAGLTPLQFTRQTDTPFFQKNYRKFKVPSFTYIYLGFNLNNPKFKDKRVRQALNYAVDKNEIINIVLLGLGKICTGPFVPNSWAFNDKVKPAQFDSKKAKELLRECGWINKNGWLEKDGKRFEFTIITNQGNEERLKVAQIIQRRLKDVGIKVNVKVLEWSVFLTEFIDKKNFESVLLGWGLGREPDNFDIWHSSKTKEGEFNFIGYKNEEVDNLLTSARRTFNQEERKACYHRIQEILYDEQPYMFLYVPDGLSVLHSRFQGVKLEPIGIGYNFIDWWVPLGKQRYKTVISSR; the protein is encoded by the coding sequence GATTCCGCTTCCCAGTCAGCAAGCGGGCTGATTTTTAACGGGTTAGTTAAGTATGATAAAGATATAAATTTAGTTGGAGATCTGGCGGAAAGCTGGGAGATAAAAGACGGCGGGTTAACCATAATTTTTCATTTAAGAAAAAATGTTAAGTGGCACGATGGGTTTCCTTTTACTGCCTCGGATGTGGAGTTTACCTACCAGAAATTAATTGACCCTAAAATCAGGACGCCCTACAGTGGGGATTTTGAAAGGATTAAGTCTTTAGAGGTGATTGACGATTATACCGTTAAAGTTACTTACAAAGAACCATTTGCTCCGGGCCTTGCCAGCTGGGGGATGTCAATTATCCCGAAGCATCTTTTAGAAAAAGAGGATTTAAATACAACGAAATTCTCCCGTCATCCTATCGGCACCGGCCCTTATAAATTTAAATCATGGAAAAGCCAGGAGAAGATAGAATTAGCTTCAAACCGAAATTATTTTGAACACAGGCCTTATCTTGACCGTGAAATATTCAGGGTAATTCCTGATGAATCAACTATTTTTTTAGAGCTGCAGACGCAAGGGCTTGATTCTGCCGGGCTTACCCCATTGCAATTTACCCGTCAAACAGACACGCCTTTCTTCCAGAAGAATTATCGCAAATTTAAAGTGCCGAGTTTTACTTATATCTATTTAGGATTTAATTTGAACAATCCTAAGTTTAAGGATAAAAGAGTCAGGCAGGCGCTTAATTATGCTGTAGACAAAAATGAAATAATCAATATTGTGCTCTTAGGATTAGGCAAGATTTGCACAGGGCCGTTTGTCCCAAATTCATGGGCATTTAATGATAAGGTAAAACCCGCTCAATTTGATTCTAAAAAAGCAAAAGAATTATTAAGAGAGTGCGGTTGGATTAATAAGAATGGCTGGCTTGAAAAAGATGGGAAAAGGTTTGAATTTACAATTATTACCAATCAGGGCAATGAAGAACGACTGAAAGTTGCGCAAATTATTCAGCGCAGGCTCAAGGATGTAGGAATAAAAGTTAATGTAAAAGTTTTGGAATGGAGTGTATTTTTAACAGAATTTATTGATAAGAAAAATTTTGAATCGGTTTTGCTTGGCTGGGGGCTGGGTCGCGAGCCGGATAATTTTGATATTTGGCATTCATCAAAAACAAAAGAAGGTGAATTTAATTTTATCGGCTATAAAAATGAAGAGGTTGATAACTTATTAACTTCCGCGCGCAGGACATTTAATCAGGAAGAGAGAAAAGCTTGTTACCATAGAATCCAGGAAATACTTTACGATGAACAGCCTTATATGTTTTTGTATGTTCCGGATGGATTGTCTGTTTTGCACAGCCGTTTCCAAGGTGTGAAACTTGAGCCGATTGGCATTGGATATAATTTCATTGATTGGTGGGTGCCTCTAGGAAAGCAAAGATATAAGACGGTAATATCTAGTAGATAA